In Alteromonas sp. V450, the following proteins share a genomic window:
- a CDS encoding methyl-accepting chemotaxis protein — protein sequence MTFSIKQKLIISLIVAVLAAAILVGSVSQWIARDLMKENMESTQLPSLLKQIGNRVDKEASVMLTVAHSIASNPDILAWSESGADKSGETRLVNYLSNIVAFNNLTVASFVDRKTYKYWNQDGFLRQLKNDEFDGWFFAYKNSGQPISLSLYNEPGQGYRLFANYQQISGRGMSGVAKSVDELLDIVNAVKIAQTGFVFLVDGNGTIIAHPDTSLLGKSTLSSLSDAKAASKLLTEQGFAMATSHSGHDTQLFASTYVKKAGWYVIAQVPEHELYATLNAGSRQIILWAIGIALAFALIGIWLAGTLTKPLESLADVFQQLGQGQGDLSSRITVPEQREIARLVEGFNNFIDHLHGTISKVAKTSYALKASAEDVAKQSHQTELSTKSQRDKTLQAAAALTEMGSTVNEVAKSATLAAQNANLATNNSSHGREVTQHAVKAIHDLSGQIQAVSTVIQSLDEHTAAIGGILDTIRGISEQTNLLALNAAIEAARAGDHGRGFSVVADEVRTLAQRAAQATDEIQVKIDKFQQDSKSAVSQMESSRNKTHDVVDATSEIDKLLQEIAEEISHINDVNTHVATATEEQATVVEDISRNINDISTSSEETLNATQVLVSVSDRLDKLANELETEVSRFKL from the coding sequence ATGACTTTCAGTATAAAACAAAAACTTATTATTTCTCTTATTGTTGCAGTCCTCGCCGCTGCAATTTTGGTTGGCTCAGTTAGCCAGTGGATTGCCCGTGATCTTATGAAAGAGAACATGGAATCCACTCAACTTCCTTCACTACTTAAGCAAATTGGCAACCGTGTGGATAAAGAAGCGAGCGTTATGCTGACGGTTGCACACAGTATCGCTTCTAATCCAGATATTCTCGCATGGTCCGAATCTGGAGCGGACAAATCTGGTGAAACGAGACTCGTAAATTACTTAAGCAACATTGTTGCATTTAATAACTTAACCGTTGCATCTTTTGTAGACCGAAAGACTTATAAATATTGGAACCAAGACGGTTTCTTACGCCAATTAAAAAACGATGAATTTGATGGTTGGTTTTTTGCGTATAAGAACAGTGGCCAACCCATATCACTGAGCCTCTATAATGAACCAGGACAAGGGTATCGTCTGTTCGCAAATTATCAGCAAATAAGTGGCAGGGGGATGTCTGGAGTCGCAAAGTCTGTTGACGAATTACTCGATATTGTGAATGCCGTGAAAATAGCACAAACAGGGTTCGTTTTTTTAGTAGATGGTAACGGCACTATCATAGCCCATCCAGATACCAGTCTACTGGGCAAATCCACATTGTCTTCGTTAAGCGATGCGAAAGCCGCAAGTAAGCTTCTCACTGAACAAGGCTTTGCGATGGCAACAAGCCACTCAGGTCATGACACACAGCTTTTTGCAAGCACCTATGTGAAAAAAGCTGGATGGTACGTGATTGCACAAGTCCCAGAACATGAGCTTTACGCAACGTTAAACGCCGGCAGTAGACAAATTATTCTATGGGCAATCGGCATTGCTTTAGCATTTGCTCTTATTGGTATTTGGCTCGCGGGTACGCTCACAAAACCATTAGAATCATTAGCTGACGTTTTTCAACAACTTGGCCAAGGCCAGGGCGATTTAAGCTCGCGCATCACTGTACCAGAACAGAGAGAGATTGCGCGATTAGTGGAAGGGTTCAACAATTTCATTGACCATCTTCACGGAACCATCTCGAAAGTTGCAAAAACAAGCTATGCCCTCAAAGCTTCAGCAGAAGATGTCGCGAAGCAGTCTCATCAAACAGAATTGTCAACCAAGAGTCAACGAGATAAAACACTTCAAGCTGCGGCAGCGTTAACAGAAATGGGAAGTACTGTGAATGAAGTGGCAAAATCAGCAACGCTTGCCGCGCAAAATGCCAACCTGGCCACGAATAATTCGAGTCATGGCCGCGAAGTCACGCAGCATGCTGTGAAGGCTATTCACGACTTATCCGGGCAAATACAAGCCGTATCTACTGTCATTCAATCGCTTGACGAACACACAGCGGCTATTGGCGGCATACTAGATACAATTCGCGGCATATCCGAACAAACTAACTTGCTTGCGTTAAACGCCGCTATTGAGGCTGCTCGCGCAGGAGATCATGGAAGAGGCTTTTCAGTTGTTGCTGATGAGGTAAGAACACTCGCTCAACGAGCAGCCCAAGCCACCGACGAAATTCAGGTGAAAATTGATAAATTTCAGCAAGATTCAAAGTCTGCAGTATCACAAATGGAATCCAGCAGAAACAAAACGCATGATGTGGTCGATGCAACGAGTGAAATAGATAAACTTCTGCAGGAAATTGCAGAGGAAATTTCTCATATTAACGATGTTAACACGCACGTTGCAACGGCAACCGAAGAGCAGGCTACCGTAGTAGAGGATATTAGCCGAAACATTAACGATATAAGCACTTCAAGCGAAGAAACGTTAAACGCCACTCAAGTACTGGTAAGTGTAAGCGACAGACTTGATAAGTTAGCCAATGAGCTTGAAACCGAAGTGAGCCGCTTTAAACTATGA
- a CDS encoding glycosyltransferase family 9 protein, whose amino-acid sequence MPHHVQRILFIRLSAIGDIVMASGLPSSIKASYSQIGVTTELTWLVEKPYTEIVKYNPNVDKVITWPKSEWQQLLKSKKYWPLFKAIFAFRKQLKAQKFDVAIEAQGLLKSAVFTFISGAPKRIGFKSKERSQKLLTHVVEKPKSNQICSEYRQLAKTIHAITTSSPNCTPPLYKMTIPVSQDVLPSPTEFSLNQPFIALAPFTTRPQKHWPEKHWLTLIKLLRQVTKMPIVVLGGPADVSYAEILTGNDDNITSMAGKISLVTSFKMVSLCSIFIGVDTGLTHAATAYFKPTVALFGSTRPYTYTDNPHTHVLYESFDCAPCKRKPSCEGRFDCMQALHPEKVLNQLRPYINRN is encoded by the coding sequence ATGCCGCATCACGTTCAACGAATTCTTTTTATAAGACTTAGCGCCATTGGCGATATTGTAATGGCTTCTGGTTTGCCGTCTAGCATCAAAGCAAGTTACTCTCAAATTGGCGTTACCACTGAACTAACTTGGTTAGTTGAAAAACCATACACAGAAATTGTTAAATACAACCCTAACGTTGACAAAGTTATCACTTGGCCAAAAAGTGAGTGGCAGCAGCTTCTCAAGAGCAAGAAATACTGGCCTCTTTTCAAAGCTATTTTCGCTTTTAGAAAACAGCTAAAAGCACAAAAATTCGACGTTGCAATTGAAGCTCAAGGGCTACTAAAAAGTGCTGTTTTTACATTCATAAGTGGTGCGCCAAAACGTATTGGATTTAAGAGTAAAGAGCGCAGCCAAAAATTATTAACACACGTTGTTGAAAAACCGAAATCCAATCAAATTTGCAGCGAATACCGACAATTAGCTAAAACTATTCACGCTATAACAACCAGCTCACCTAATTGCACTCCCCCGCTATATAAGATGACAATTCCAGTTAGCCAAGATGTGCTGCCATCGCCGACCGAATTCAGCCTTAACCAGCCTTTCATAGCGCTCGCACCTTTTACTACAAGGCCTCAAAAACACTGGCCAGAAAAGCATTGGTTAACCCTTATCAAACTATTACGCCAAGTTACTAAAATGCCGATTGTTGTTTTAGGGGGACCAGCGGACGTGAGTTACGCAGAGATATTGACGGGTAATGATGACAATATAACTTCAATGGCAGGTAAAATCAGTTTGGTTACATCATTTAAGATGGTTTCACTTTGTAGTATTTTTATCGGCGTAGATACTGGATTGACACACGCAGCAACGGCCTACTTCAAGCCAACAGTTGCACTTTTCGGGTCAACACGACCTTACACCTACACCGACAACCCACATACCCACGTACTATATGAAAGTTTTGATTGTGCCCCTTGTAAGCGGAAACCTTCGTGTGAAGGTCGTTTCGACTGCATGCAAGCCTTGCACCCTGAAAAGGTCTTAAATCAGCTTCGCCCGTATATAAACAGAAATTAA
- a CDS encoding glycosyltransferase family 4 protein, whose amino-acid sequence MKTRILHLELGRHLYGGAKQVTYLIKGLDKSTNFEQHLLCTHDSEIRDAQFTRCLIHPIRYGGEVDILGMMRILKEIKRLSPHIIHVHSRRGADVIGALAAKLYQIPAICTRRVDNLESRFAYYKYRQYTGVVSISKGVSGVVSMHCEGVKHQKVIPSAVDTVEYGVCANQTWFRREFAIPKGHKVIANFAQYISRKGQADIILAMREVLKKNSKVTCLLFGQGALKESYQALIDRHNLAENVRLCEFTNNVAKILPNIDMLVHPAYAEGLGVILLQAGINKCPIISCPVGGIPEIIKHKETGLMVAPGDIQGLGESIIYLLEHPDVAKTYGEAISAHVREVFSIDKMTASYADLYQSVYQ is encoded by the coding sequence TTGAAAACTCGCATTCTACATTTAGAGCTTGGCAGACATCTGTATGGCGGCGCAAAACAGGTAACATACCTTATCAAAGGACTCGATAAATCTACCAACTTCGAGCAGCATTTGTTGTGCACACACGATAGCGAAATTCGTGATGCGCAATTTACTAGATGCCTCATTCATCCAATTCGGTACGGTGGCGAGGTGGATATTCTCGGGATGATGCGTATTTTAAAAGAAATAAAACGCCTTTCGCCCCATATAATACATGTTCACAGTAGACGTGGGGCTGATGTTATTGGAGCGTTGGCAGCTAAACTTTATCAAATACCTGCAATATGCACCCGTAGAGTTGATAACCTTGAAAGCCGCTTTGCGTACTATAAATACCGACAATACACGGGTGTTGTGAGCATATCGAAAGGCGTGTCAGGTGTTGTATCAATGCATTGCGAGGGCGTAAAGCATCAAAAAGTGATTCCTTCAGCAGTGGATACTGTTGAATACGGAGTTTGTGCAAATCAAACGTGGTTTCGTCGTGAATTTGCTATTCCAAAAGGTCATAAAGTCATTGCCAATTTTGCACAATACATCTCTCGCAAAGGACAAGCAGACATCATTCTTGCCATGCGAGAAGTATTGAAGAAGAACAGCAAGGTAACCTGCCTTCTTTTTGGGCAGGGAGCACTAAAAGAAAGTTATCAAGCACTAATTGACCGGCATAATTTGGCAGAAAATGTCAGACTTTGCGAGTTTACAAACAACGTTGCAAAAATTCTCCCTAACATCGACATGCTCGTGCACCCAGCTTATGCAGAAGGTCTAGGCGTCATCTTGCTTCAAGCTGGAATCAACAAATGTCCTATCATTTCATGCCCAGTAGGGGGCATACCTGAAATAATAAAACATAAAGAAACAGGTTTAATGGTAGCGCCCGGCGATATCCAAGGGCTTGGGGAATCTATCATATACTTGCTTGAACATCCTGACGTAGCAAAAACCTACGGAGAGGCGATCAGCGCGCATGTTAGAGAGGTGTTTAGTATCGATAAGATGACAGCGAGTTATGCTGATTTGTATCAAAGTGTTTACCAGTGA
- a CDS encoding M3 family metallopeptidase — protein sequence MGKFKSSLTAMAVIIALGACSDPKTTEATDKDAQNTEASQQAQFNNVLLQEFKGPYGGVPAFDKMKLEDLKPALEQAMQLNLAEIEAIANNEAPPTFDNVIVEMERAGAELNRVFTYYGIYSANKSSPEFREIQAEMSPKLSAFFTQITQNEKLFERVKAVYESEALSTLTPEEQRITWMTYNNFARNGATLDGEAKKRYAEINEELATLQTKFSTNILADEENYVTYITEAQLEGLPDSFVKAAKAAAESRGEQGKYAITNTRSSMDPFLTYSTNRELREKVWRTYYNRGDNGDSFDNNDIIKRILTLRDERVALLGYDNYAQWRLEDRMAKNPENAMDLMMKVWPAAIARVEEEVADMQAIADKEDAGITIEPWDYRFYAEKVRKAKYDLDSNEVKQYLQLDKLREAMFYVAGRVFNFNFSPVKEGEVPVFHEDVKVWEVTDKDSGEHIGLWYLDPFARQGKRSGAWATTYRSYTTFDGKKTVLSSNNSNFVKGADGEATLISWDDAETYFHEFGHALHFLASDVKYPSSHSGVRDYTEFQSQLLERWLTTDEVINNYLVHHETGEPIPAELVEKIKKAATFNEGFATTEYMASAIMDLKYHTTDPSKIEPDTFEREELNKLGMPKEIVMRHRSPHFGHVFSSEGYAAAYYGYMWAEVLTADAAEAFMEAPGGFYDKEVGDRLVKYLFAVRNAMDPAEAYRKFRGRDANVEALMRDRGFPVTVEPIM from the coding sequence ATGGGAAAATTTAAATCTTCACTTACCGCCATGGCGGTTATTATTGCACTAGGCGCATGTTCGGATCCTAAAACAACTGAGGCTACCGATAAAGATGCTCAAAACACAGAAGCCTCTCAGCAGGCTCAATTCAACAATGTGCTACTTCAGGAATTTAAAGGCCCTTACGGCGGCGTGCCGGCGTTTGATAAGATGAAGCTTGAAGATCTAAAACCAGCGCTAGAGCAGGCGATGCAATTGAACCTAGCAGAAATAGAGGCTATTGCAAACAATGAAGCGCCACCGACATTCGATAACGTTATCGTTGAAATGGAGCGAGCGGGAGCTGAACTTAACCGCGTATTCACGTATTACGGAATCTACAGCGCAAACAAATCTAGTCCAGAGTTTCGCGAAATCCAAGCAGAGATGTCGCCGAAGCTGTCTGCTTTCTTTACTCAAATTACTCAGAACGAAAAGCTTTTTGAACGAGTTAAAGCCGTTTACGAATCTGAAGCCCTTTCGACTTTAACGCCTGAAGAACAACGCATTACCTGGATGACGTATAACAATTTTGCTCGTAACGGTGCGACTTTAGATGGTGAAGCAAAAAAACGATACGCTGAAATTAATGAAGAGTTGGCAACGCTTCAAACCAAATTTTCAACGAACATTCTTGCTGATGAAGAAAATTACGTTACCTATATCACTGAAGCGCAACTTGAAGGCCTGCCAGACTCCTTTGTAAAGGCAGCAAAAGCTGCCGCTGAATCTCGTGGCGAACAAGGCAAATATGCAATAACCAATACTCGCTCATCGATGGACCCCTTTTTAACTTATTCCACTAATCGAGAGCTGCGTGAGAAAGTATGGAGAACCTATTACAACCGAGGTGACAACGGTGATAGCTTCGATAATAACGACATAATCAAACGAATTTTAACGCTTAGAGACGAGCGCGTCGCATTATTGGGTTATGATAATTATGCTCAGTGGCGCTTGGAAGATCGCATGGCTAAAAACCCAGAAAATGCCATGGATTTAATGATGAAGGTGTGGCCTGCTGCCATTGCACGTGTTGAAGAAGAAGTTGCTGATATGCAGGCTATCGCTGATAAAGAAGATGCCGGTATCACCATTGAGCCTTGGGACTATCGTTTTTACGCAGAAAAAGTACGTAAGGCTAAGTACGATTTAGACTCTAATGAAGTAAAGCAATACCTTCAGCTCGACAAATTGCGCGAAGCCATGTTTTACGTAGCAGGTCGCGTATTCAACTTTAACTTTTCTCCGGTAAAAGAGGGTGAGGTTCCCGTTTTTCATGAAGATGTGAAAGTATGGGAAGTCACCGACAAAGACAGTGGAGAGCACATAGGCCTCTGGTATTTAGATCCTTTCGCTCGTCAAGGCAAACGTTCTGGCGCATGGGCAACCACTTATCGCTCTTATACTACATTTGACGGCAAGAAAACTGTGTTGTCCTCTAACAACTCTAACTTTGTTAAGGGCGCTGACGGAGAGGCTACGCTTATTTCTTGGGATGATGCTGAAACTTATTTCCATGAGTTTGGTCATGCCCTTCACTTTTTAGCGTCAGATGTTAAATACCCTTCCTCTCACTCTGGTGTTCGAGATTACACAGAGTTTCAGTCTCAGTTGTTAGAACGTTGGTTAACGACCGATGAAGTTATCAACAACTATCTGGTACATCACGAAACGGGTGAGCCAATTCCCGCAGAACTTGTTGAGAAAATAAAGAAAGCAGCAACGTTTAATGAAGGCTTTGCTACGACAGAGTATATGGCTTCCGCCATTATGGATCTGAAATACCATACGACAGACCCTAGCAAAATTGAGCCTGATACGTTTGAGCGTGAAGAGTTAAATAAACTGGGCATGCCAAAGGAAATAGTCATGCGACACCGTTCGCCGCATTTCGGCCATGTTTTTTCAAGCGAGGGCTACGCTGCAGCTTACTATGGCTACATGTGGGCAGAGGTTTTAACAGCTGACGCTGCTGAAGCCTTTATGGAAGCACCCGGCGGTTTTTATGACAAAGAAGTCGGCGACAGGTTAGTTAAATATTTATTTGCCGTGCGTAACGCAATGGATCCGGCAGAAGCCTATCGCAAGTTCCGTGGTCGTGATGCAAATGTGGAAGCACTTATGCGCGACCGAGGCTTTCCCGTCACTGTTGAACCTATAATGTAG
- a CDS encoding sodium:proton antiporter — translation MSDPLISLVAVGLLSITCQYLAYKVRLPAILPLLITGIVVGPVFGLLNADALFGDLLFPVVSLSVAIILFEGSLTLKFSDIAGHGNMVRNLCSIGVVVTWIVAATAAHYSLDLTWQLSFLFGALVTVTGPTVIVPMLRTVRPKTNLSNILRWEGIVIDPIGALLAVLVFEFIVASQETAITHTLIAFGKTIGIGSVLGLGSGYLLGLSVRKEWIPHYLLNTAVLTVILGVFAASNYVAHESGLLAVTITGMVMANMKDVDVEDILEFKETLSVLLISGLFILLATRLNLQSVIDVGWGSLVVLAAIMFVARPLSVLASSVGTGLKLNELALLSWIAPRGIVAAAVSALFSLKLEEIGYEGAGIIVPIVFMVIIATVVVQSLTSRTVATLLKVRAPAPTGYLIFGGSKFNRALACEMMNQKLDVTIADTNWDAIREARMMDIPVYFGNPMSDHAARHLDINTFGTVLIMSPYKQLNPLIAYHFEYTMGKDKVWALTNNEQATRPSHQVSEQYAKKLTLFDEGVTYGYLASAIARGATIKTTRLSDEFTYEQYVKQYGERATPLIAITSEGKSYTFINGNSIEPKASWRIISLIEPESKPDVEDKEN, via the coding sequence TTGTCAGACCCACTTATTTCACTAGTTGCAGTAGGATTACTGTCGATAACATGCCAATACTTAGCGTACAAAGTTAGACTGCCTGCAATACTTCCTCTTCTAATAACGGGTATTGTCGTTGGGCCAGTGTTCGGTTTGTTAAATGCAGATGCATTGTTTGGCGACTTGTTATTTCCTGTCGTCTCGTTATCTGTCGCGATTATCTTATTTGAAGGCTCCTTAACCTTAAAATTCAGTGACATTGCGGGTCACGGTAATATGGTGAGAAACCTGTGCTCCATTGGTGTGGTGGTCACGTGGATAGTTGCAGCAACGGCGGCGCACTACAGCTTAGACCTCACATGGCAACTTTCTTTTTTATTTGGTGCATTAGTCACCGTTACGGGCCCCACCGTGATTGTGCCCATGCTTAGGACCGTTAGACCCAAAACAAATTTGTCGAATATACTGCGCTGGGAAGGCATAGTTATCGACCCGATTGGCGCTTTACTCGCTGTATTGGTTTTTGAATTTATTGTCGCTTCTCAAGAAACAGCTATTACGCACACGCTTATCGCCTTCGGTAAAACGATAGGTATAGGGTCTGTACTAGGGCTAGGCTCAGGATATCTGCTAGGGCTATCAGTTCGCAAAGAGTGGATCCCACATTACCTTTTAAATACCGCTGTTTTGACGGTAATTCTTGGTGTATTCGCCGCATCAAATTATGTCGCTCATGAATCGGGGCTGTTAGCAGTGACTATAACGGGCATGGTAATGGCTAACATGAAAGACGTTGATGTTGAAGACATCCTAGAGTTTAAAGAAACACTCAGCGTACTTCTGATTTCTGGTTTATTCATTCTTCTAGCAACTCGGCTAAACCTTCAATCGGTGATAGATGTGGGTTGGGGGTCGCTTGTGGTTCTTGCCGCAATAATGTTCGTTGCAAGGCCCCTCTCAGTTCTGGCGTCTTCTGTTGGAACTGGTCTCAAGCTCAATGAACTTGCACTTTTAAGTTGGATTGCCCCCCGAGGTATTGTTGCGGCCGCGGTCTCAGCATTATTCTCCTTGAAATTAGAGGAAATTGGTTACGAAGGAGCGGGCATTATCGTGCCAATTGTGTTTATGGTAATCATAGCAACGGTTGTCGTTCAAAGCCTGACATCTCGCACTGTGGCAACACTATTAAAGGTTCGTGCCCCTGCCCCTACAGGTTATTTGATTTTTGGTGGCAGTAAATTTAATCGCGCGTTGGCGTGCGAAATGATGAATCAAAAGCTTGATGTCACTATTGCTGACACAAACTGGGACGCAATACGTGAAGCACGAATGATGGATATCCCCGTATATTTTGGCAACCCTATGTCAGATCACGCCGCGAGACACCTTGATATCAATACTTTCGGTACGGTTTTAATCATGTCTCCATACAAGCAGCTTAACCCACTCATCGCGTATCATTTCGAATATACCATGGGTAAAGATAAAGTTTGGGCACTCACCAATAATGAGCAGGCAACTCGACCTAGCCATCAAGTCAGTGAGCAGTACGCTAAAAAGCTTACCCTGTTCGATGAAGGCGTCACCTATGGATATCTGGCATCGGCTATTGCTCGAGGCGCAACAATAAAAACAACTCGTCTTTCCGATGAATTCACTTACGAGCAATATGTAAAACAATATGGTGAGCGTGCAACTCCGCTTATTGCAATAACATCAGAAGGTAAAAGCTATACGTTTATTAATGGCAATAGTATTGAGCCCAAAGCCAGTTGGCGTATCATCAGTTTGATAGAACCAGAATCTAAGCCAGACGTTGAGGATAAGGAAAACTGA
- the waaA gene encoding lipid IV(A) 3-deoxy-D-manno-octulosonic acid transferase, whose product MLAAERNGYKPSIAEDICRWAYSFVLVLIIPIAFLMLMLRGKTKNKAYNRRRFERFGFVAHAPASDGYLFHCVSVGEVVAASCLIKRLMRDEPGCQITVTTTTPTGSARVRAIFGDSVHHFYLPYDLHMAMAGMLKRVKPKAVLITEVELWPNLIHACWKRKIPVMVINARMTDRSAKRYKKISKLFRPMLSKLSHVCAQGERDFNNYQSLGVSEEKLTLTNNIKFDQVAVTQSSTTSFMSLNNAEYPVLVAGSTHESEEAEILKATTELWKRFATLKVVIVPRHPERFNAVAKLIEKTAHPFVRSSTHAKVPDDTNIILLDEMGKLNDAYAVASFAFVGGSIANKGGHNALEPASFSVPVMMGPYTYNNPVICDYLKASKALTIVRDSADIVKLVSRWIEQPALCLQEGRAGRKVLDDNSGALEETMSCIRKYVV is encoded by the coding sequence ATGCTTGCTGCCGAACGAAACGGCTACAAACCCTCCATTGCTGAGGATATATGCCGTTGGGCCTACTCGTTTGTGCTTGTGCTCATCATCCCGATTGCTTTTTTAATGTTGATGTTGAGAGGGAAGACGAAAAACAAAGCCTACAATAGGCGAAGGTTCGAACGCTTCGGCTTTGTCGCTCATGCGCCGGCTAGTGACGGTTACTTATTTCATTGTGTTTCAGTAGGAGAGGTTGTCGCAGCTTCTTGTTTAATAAAGCGCCTTATGCGTGACGAACCAGGCTGTCAGATAACGGTTACGACAACTACACCAACGGGTTCGGCTCGTGTCCGCGCAATATTTGGCGATAGCGTACATCATTTTTACTTACCTTATGATTTACATATGGCCATGGCTGGAATGTTGAAAAGAGTAAAGCCAAAAGCGGTACTTATCACCGAAGTGGAGCTTTGGCCTAACCTCATTCACGCTTGTTGGAAACGAAAAATACCTGTTATGGTGATAAATGCTCGAATGACGGATAGGTCGGCAAAACGATATAAGAAAATATCTAAGCTTTTTCGTCCTATGCTAAGCAAGCTTTCACATGTCTGCGCACAAGGAGAACGTGACTTTAACAATTATCAAAGTCTTGGTGTAAGTGAAGAGAAGCTGACATTAACCAATAATATCAAATTCGACCAAGTAGCTGTTACCCAATCATCAACTACCTCATTTATGAGTCTCAACAATGCAGAATACCCAGTGTTGGTAGCAGGTAGCACGCATGAATCAGAGGAAGCTGAGATTTTAAAAGCTACAACGGAGCTATGGAAGCGCTTTGCAACCTTGAAAGTGGTGATTGTACCTCGTCATCCAGAAAGGTTTAACGCAGTAGCGAAGCTGATAGAAAAGACTGCGCACCCATTTGTTCGTAGCTCTACTCACGCTAAAGTACCAGACGATACGAACATCATATTGCTAGATGAAATGGGAAAGTTAAACGATGCTTATGCAGTTGCTTCTTTCGCGTTTGTTGGTGGTTCGATTGCCAATAAGGGGGGGCATAATGCCTTAGAGCCAGCCAGTTTTTCTGTTCCTGTAATGATGGGCCCTTATACATATAACAACCCTGTTATATGTGACTATTTGAAAGCGAGCAAGGCACTAACTATTGTGAGAGACAGTGCAGATATCGTTAAACTGGTTAGTCGGTGGATAGAGCAACCAGCGCTTTGCCTCCAAGAAGGTAGAGCCGGCAGGAAAGTGCTCGATGACAACAGTGGTGCGCTAGAAGAAACAATGTCGTGCATTCGTAAGTATGTTGTTTAA